From Corvus hawaiiensis isolate bCorHaw1 chromosome 13, bCorHaw1.pri.cur, whole genome shotgun sequence, one genomic window encodes:
- the CHRNB4 gene encoding neuronal acetylcholine receptor subunit beta-4 has translation MYTLVLFVVGSFCLNGSMAADAEEKLMNHLLSPDRYNKLIRPAVNSSQLVSIELQVSLAQLISVNEREQIMTTNVWLNQEWIDYRLAWKPSDYEGINKLRIPAKHIWLPDIVLYNNADGTYEVSLYTNAIVKNNGSIRWLPPAIYKSACKIEVKHFPFDQQNCTLKFRSWTYDHTEIDMVLKTSMASMDDFTPSGEWDIVALPGRRTVNPLDPNYVDVTYDFIIKRKPLFYTINLIIPCVLITSLAILVFYLPSDCGEKMTLCISVLLALTVFLLLISKIVPPTSLDVPLIGKYLMFTMVLVTFSIVTSVCVLNVHHRSPSTHTMPPWVKLVFLERLPAYLFMKRPENNSPRQKPCNCKKTKAENPCMEPSDFYKNSTYFLNTASAKRYDMKVSETLDNVSSHRDFRLRTGAKFSPEVQEAIDGVSFIAEHMKSDDNDQSVIEDWKYVAMVVDRLFLWIFVLVCVLGTVGLFLQPLFQNHTAAINP, from the exons ATGTACACCCTCGTTCTCTTTGTAGTGGGCTCCTTTTGTCTGAACG GAAGCATGGCAGcagatgctgaagaaaaacTAATGAACCACCTACTGAGTCCTGACAGATACAATAAGTTAATTCGACCAGCTGTCAACTCCTCCCAGCTGGTATCTATAGAACTGCAGgtttccctggcacagctcatcAGTGTG AATGAACGGGAGCAGATCATGACTACAAACGTCTGGCTGAACCAG GAGTGGATTGATTATCGGCTGGCTTGGAAGCCCTCTGACTATGAAGGAATAAATAAGCTGAGAATACCTGCAAAACACATCTGGTTGCCAGACATTGTGCTTTACAATAA TGCGGATGGCACATACGAAGTCTCACTGTACACAAATGCCATTGTAAAGAACAATGGAAGCATTCGCTGGTTGCCACCAGCCATTTACAAGAGTGCCTGCAAGATTGAGGTGAAGCATTTCCCATTTGACCAACAAAACTGCACACTGAAGTTCCGATCCTGGACATATGACCACACAGAAATTGATATGGTGCTTAAGACTTCCATGGCAAGCATGGACGACTTCACGCCAAGTGGAGAGTGGGACATTGTAGCACTCCCAGGAAGAAGGACTGTAAATCCTCTGGACCCCAATTATGTTGATGTGACATACGATTTCATTATTAAAAGGAAACCACTTTTTTATACCATTAATCTTATCATTCCCTGTGTGCTAATTACATCCTTAGCCATCCTGGTATTCTACTTGCCTTCAGACTGTGGTGAAAAAATGACCTTATGCATATCTGTGTTGCTTGCCTTGACTGTGTTCTTGCTGCTGATCTCCAAAATTGTCCCTCCAACATCTCTAGATGTTCCACTGATTGGGAAGTATCTCATGTTTACAATGGTGCTGGTGACCTTCTCAATAGTTACCAGTGTCTGTGTGCTCAATGTCCACCACAGATCTCCAAGTACTCACACTATGCCCCCCTGGGTAAAGCTGGTTTTCCTTGAAAGACTCCCAGCCTATCTGTTCATGAAGCGCCCAGAAAATAATTCTCCCCGGCAGAAGCCGTGCAACTgcaaaaagacaaaagcagagaatCCTTGTATGGAGCCATCTGACTTCTACAAGAACTCTACCTATTTTTTGAATACAGCCTCTGCCAAAAGATATGATATGAAAGTCTCTGAGACACTTGACAATGTCAGCAGTCATCGAGATTTTAGGTTAAGAACAGGTGCGAAATTTTCTCCGGAAGTTCAAGAAGCAATTGATGGAGTCAGTTTTATAGCAGAGCACATGAAAAGCGATGACAACGACCAGAGT GTCATTGAAGATTGGAAGTATGTTGCCATGGTAGTGGACAGGCTGTTTCTCTGGATATTTGTCCTTGTTTGTGTCCTGGGGACTGTTGGATTATTTCTGCAACCACTTTTTCAAAACCATACTGCTGCCATAAACCCTTAG